The DNA segment TCGTCGGTGACGGAATAGGCCGTGTATTTGCGCTTCAGCGAGATGAAGTGGTCGCGCACGGCTTCTGGGTATTTGAGCCCCTTGAAGGCGATGGTCTCCGCCTCGACATTGTTAGCGTTTGCCCACTCGGCCTCCGCGACGATCGCGGTGTTGAAGGCGCGCACCAGGTCGGGGTTCTCCTCGGCGAACTTGCGGCGGGTCAGATAGGTGTTGAAGTCGATCTGGAACGGAAGGTCCCGCTCCTCGATGAACACATCCTGCGCGTCGTACTCGACGCGGGCGATGTCGACACCGGGGCTCCACATCGACCAGGCATCTACCTTGCCGGCGGCCAGCGCCGGGGCGGCGTCGGGCGGGTTGAGATAGACGAAATTGACCTTGGAGCGGTGGATATTGTGCTTCTCCAGCGCCGCGACGACGAGGAATTCGCCGAGACCGGAGCGGTTCACCGCCACCGATTTGCCGATGAGATCTTCGACCTTGGAAATGCCGGAGCTTTTCTTCGCGATGATAGCGGTAGTGCGCGGCTCATAGATGAAGAACTGGGTAAAGACGAGCGGCGAGCCGGCGAGGATCGCCGCTAGCGCCGGCGTCGTGCTGCCGCCGAAGGCATAGTCGGCCGTGCCGCCGGTCACCGCCTGCATGGTCGGCGCATGATTGGGAAATGGGCCGATCCATTCGACCTTGATGCCCTGGTCGGCGAGCCGCTTCTCCAGCGCCCCATGCTCCTTGGCGAGGTAGCTCAAGCCGAAATAACCCCAGGTCAGGCGCAGCGTGTCGGTGTTGCGCCCGGTCGCAGAGAATGCCGGGCCGGTGCCCGCGAGACCCGCCGCCGCGACACCGGCGAGCGACGTCGCCAGAAACCTGCGGCGCGACGGGGTGAAGATCGAGTTCGACATGGAGATATTCCTGTTAAATCAATAAGATGGTGATTTTTCATTGCGAACGGAGACGCCAAGCTCGCTCAGCAGTTCGGCTCGTGCGGCAGCCACGTCCTGGTCGGGGGTAAGGCGATGTTCGGCGGCGATGACGCCGTCGCGCATGACGAGGATGCGATCACCGAGCCGGATCGCCTCGTCGACATCGTGGGTGACCAGCAGAACGCCCGGCTGGTGACGGGCGACAAGGTCCTTGACGAGGCCGTGCATGCGCAGGCGGGTCAGCGCATCGAGCGCGGCGAAGGGCTCGTCGAGCAGAAGCAGCTTCGGCTCCTGCACCAGCGCGCGGGCCAGCGCCACGCGCTGCGCCTGCCCGCCGGACAGGTTGCGCGGCCAGTCGTCGAGCCGGTCGCCGAGCCCTACCTCCCCCAACGCAGCCGCCGCACGCGCGCGCGCATCGGCGACAGTAAGGCCGAGCGTCACATTGCGCCACAGCGTCTCCCAGGGCAGCAGCCGGTGCTCCTGAAACACCACCGCCGGGCGGCCAGGCACCTCGATCGTGCCGCCCTGAACCGGGTCGAGCCCCGCCAGGGCCCGCAGCAGCGTGGTCTTGCCGCAGCCACTCTCACCCAGAAGCACGACGAACTCGCCCTGCCCGATCACCAGATTGAGGTGGTCGATGACGCTCCGCTCGCCATAGGCACGGCGCAGATTCGAGACCACCACGGCGTTCTTCTGGAACGCCTCGGCACGCGGCTGCACGGTCATCGCCCGGCTCCATAGTTCGGGTGCCATTTGAGCAGGCGGCGTTCGAGCAGCCGCGCGAGGCTGTCTGCCGCCACGCCGATCAGCGCGTAGATGATGACGGTCAGCACAATGACGTCGGTGCGCAGGAACTCGCGGGCGTCGAGCGCGAGGAAACCGAGCCCCGCCTGCGCACCGATGGTCTCGGCGACGACGAGGGCGAGCCATGCGGTCGCCAAAGAGAAGCGAACGCCCGTGAGGATGGAGGGCAGTGCGCCCGGCAGGATGATCCGCGCGATCAGTTCCCAATTGCTCAGCCCCTGCACGCGGCCAAGCTCGACCAGCTTCGGGTCGACCTGCCTTATGCCGAGCGTGGTGTTGACGTAGATCGGAAAGGCGACACCAAGCGCGACGAGGAAGATCTTCTGCCCCTCCCCCACGCCCAGCCAGACGATGACCAGCGGCAGCACGGCCAGGAACGGGATCGCCCGCACCATCTGCACGCTGCGGTCGATGAAAGCCTCCGCGATGCGGGAAAAGCCGACAAGCGTGCCGAGCGCGAAACCGATTCCACCGCCAATCGCAAAGCCGATCGCCGCGCGCAGCAGGCTGACCGCGAGGTCGTGCAGCAGCGTGCCGGAGACCGTGAGCTTGTAGGCGGTCAGGGCCACCTTGCTGGGCGCCGGCAGGAGGTGCGGCTCGATCCACCCAAGCCGCGCCAGCACCTCCCAGGTGACGAGCAGCAGCACTGGGACGAGCCAGGACAGGGCGACGAGGCCGTTCTGCCCCAGCCGGAAGCCCGGCGACGGTGCGGACGAATACGTCCGGCCCTCAATGGCAGCGAACTGCGTTGTCACACTCATTCCGGCTCTCTCTCGTCAAGCGGCTAAGGTTTCAGGCGTCGGAAAGCGCGAGCGCCGGCGCGACGTTGCCGGCGGCACGCAGGCGGGGGATGACCTCCCCCGCGAAACGGCGCAACTCGGCGCGCAGCGGCTGGAATTGCAGCATGAACAGCTCGATCCCGGCGCGGTGGAAGGCGAGGATCCGCTCGCTCACCTGGTCGTAGGACCCGACGAGTCCAGCGGCGGTTCCGCCATTGGTGCCGACACGCACCGACTGCGCCATGGTTTGGAACATCACGGTCTTGGGGTCGGCGTGCTTGCGCTGGAGCGCGTGGACGTCCGCATCCTGTTTGGCTAGGTCGACAAGGCGCTTATAGGCCTCGCGCGCCTCGGCCTCCGTCGCGCGGGCGATCACGAAAGCAGAGAGGCCGAAGCGCAGCGGCGCGCCCTCGCGCGGGCGGCGACGCAGATCGGCGATCAGGCTGGCGACATCGGCGAGCGGCTGGCCGTTGATGAACCAGACATCGCTGTGGTCAGCCGCCAGCGCCCGGGCGGGCTCGGATTCGCCGCCGATATAGATGGAGGGACGTGCCCGATGCAGGTCGCGCGGCGTCAGTTTGTAGTCCGTGATCGAGAAATGCTGTCCCTTATGGCTGACGGTCTCGCCTGACAGCAGCCGGGAGACGATCGAAATCCACTCCCGGCCATAGTCGTAGCGGGCATCATGCTCGCCGAAGGCAATGCCGGCCTTCTCGAACTCGGCGCTGTTCCAGGCATTGATGAGGTTGATGCCGAACCGGCCACCGCTGATGTTCTCGATCTGCAGCGCCATCTTGGCGAGGAAGACCGGGTGGAAGATGAACGGCTTGATGGCTGCGATGATCTCGATCCGGCTGGTCAGCGCCGCCAGCGCCGCCGCCGCCGTCCAGGTTTCCAGTTGGTCATGGTTCGGCAGATGGGGATTGACGGTATGCTGGGCGATCAGCGTCGAATGGAAGCCAAGCTGCTCGGCTTCCAGGATGACCGCCTTGTTGTGCTCCCATGACGCATCGAACGCCTCTTCAGGATCGTTCAACGCCGCGCGCGGACCGTGCACCGGCGCCCATACGCCAAAACGGATACCCTGGAACGCCATGGCCTGCCTCTCAGCTAATAATCTATAGATTAAATAGATATTTGTAGGCGGGGTGTCAAATACGTCATCCGCCGGTCGCCCGGTGGATGAGTTCGAAGCCGAGGCCAGGGCATCACCGCCGTCTCTGAAATCAACGGGGACATGCATTTCCGAGGCGTTGCCCCTTGCCGGCGTGACGGCTCAGACGCTCCATCTGGGTGCCCTTCTTCAGGCCTCATAAAGTTAAAGGCACGCGTCGGCTTCGTGACGGGTTGAGTGCCGAGAGAGAGTCTTCCGGCGCCCGTCATGGAGATTGAACCCCATGAATATGCAGGTTCTGGATGCCGGTCGGGACGCCGCCGGCGGCTACAAGGTTGATGTCACACGCGGCGAGCGGGTCGGCCGCGTGTCGTCGGAGTGGTTCTCCCGGCCGGATGACGAACGGTTCCTGTCGCTCGACGAGTTGGCCGAGATGGTGCGAGGCCGGGCCGATCACAGCCAGTCGCGCCTCGTCGAGACGTCCCGCATCCACGTCGAGGTGAGCCGCTCCAATGCCGAGCGGCTGTCGCTGGTCCTGCCCGGGGCAGACGCACCCGCCGAGCCGAACCATTGGTCGTTCGGCCAGCTCGCTGCCCAGATCGGTGCACCGGCCGCCTATCTGCGCCAGCTTCCCGCCGCGCTCGCCGGCATCAATCTGCAATATGGCCTGACCTCGCACCGCGCCGAGCAGATCAAGACCTATGAGACCACCAATGGTCGCGTCGAGCTCCGCGCGGTGACCGGCCCCGACTATGGCCGCATCTATGATCACGAGCTGGTCGAGGCGGTGCAGCGCATCGCCGGCAACGGAACCGGCGACACACGCTGGAAGGTGCCGGGCGTGCTCAACTGGTCGACGGGCGTCTACAATCCGCATGTCGACATCACCAAGGATACGACGACGCTCTACGCCTCTGACCGTGACGTGTTCCTGTTCCTGGTAGACGATCTGAACCCGATCGAGGCCGGGCATTTGCCCGACGGCTCGCCGGACCTCTATTTCCGGGGCTTCTACTGCTGGAACTCGGAGGTGGGCGCCAAGACGCTTGGCATCGCGAGTTTCTATCTGCGTGCCGTCTGCCAGAACCGCAATCTCTGGGGCGTCGAGGATTTCCAGGAGATCACCATCCGCCACTCAAAATACGCTGCCTCCCGCTTCGCGCACGAGGCAGCGCCGGCACTCACTCGCTTCGCCAATTCCTCGCCCATGCCCTTCGTCATCGGAATCAAGGCAGCACGGGAGAAGATCGTCGCGCGCACCGACGAGGACCGCGGCGACTTTCTGCGCAACCGGGGCTTCTCCAGGGCCGAGACCGCCAAAATCATCGACACGGTACTGGCCGAGGAAGGGCGCAAGCCCGAGAGCATCTTCGACTTCGTGCAGGGCATCACCGCGGTTGCACGCGACAAGTCCCACCAGGATGCGCGGCTCGACCTCGAGGGCCGGGCCAAGAAGCTGCTCGATCGAGCAGCCTGACTTCCGGAAAGCCGGAGATGCGGAGATCCGTGTCTCCTGCTTTGCGCTTTTGCGGATCTGCGGTTCTGCGGTTCTGCGGCGTCGCCCTCCAGAGTGAGAGGGCGGCGCTGCGCTTCGTGACGGGTTGGAAGGCCGAGAGAGAGGCTCCCGGCCGCCCGTCGCGGAGGTGCCTTCCATGGCGACCAATGTTCAGAAGATCACGCTCTCGCCCTCGCGCGACATCCCCTTCAACAAGCTCCTACTCAGCCAGTCGAACGTCCGGCGCATCAAGGCTGGGGTGTCGATCGAGGAACTGGCCGAGGACATCGCCCGCCGCGGCCTGCTGCAGGGCCTGAGCGTCCGGCCCGTTGTCGATGACGCCGGTGTCGAGACCGGCATGTTCGAGATCCCGGCCGGCGGGCGGCGCTATCGGGCGCTAGAGCTGCTGGTGAAGCAGAAGCGCCTCGCCAGGACCGCGCCGGTGCCCTGCGTCATCCGCGAAGGCGGTATCGCCGAGGAGGATTCGCTCGCCGAGAATATCCAGCGCGCGCCGCTGCACCCGCTTGACCAGTTCCGCGCCTTCCTCGCTCTGCGTGAGAAGGGCCAGTCGGAGGAGGAGATAGCTGCTGCCTTCTTCGTCTCCGTCGGCGTGGTGAAGCAGCGCCTCAAGCTCGCCTCGGTCTCGCCGGTGCTGCTGGAGGTCTATGCCGAGGACGGCATGACGCTTGACCAGCTCATGGCTTTCACCGTCTCCGGCGACCATGCGCGCCAGGAACAGGTCTTCGAGCGGCTGAAGACCTCCTATGAAAAGCAGCCCTATGCCATCCGCCGCATGCTGACCGAAGGGGCGGTCCGCGCCTGTGACAAGCGCGCCCAGTTCATCGGCCTCGAGGCCTATGTCGAGGCCGGCGGCACCATCCTGCGCGACCTGTTCCAGGGCGACGACGGCGGCTGGCTGCAGGATATCGCGGTCGTCGACCGGCTGGTGGCCGAGAAGCTCAAGGCCGAGGCCGACGCTGTCGCCGCCGAGGGGTGGAAGTGGGTCGAGATGGCCCCGGACTTCGCCTATGGCCACACCTACGGCCTGCGCCAGCTGCGCGGCGAGACCGTCCCGCTCACCACCGAGGATGAAGCTAGCCGCGACGCCCTGCAGGCGGAATATGATCGCATGTCGGACACCTATGCCGAGGCGGATGAACTGCCGGACGATGTCGATGCGCGGCTCGGCGAGATCGAGACGGCGATCGAAGCCTTCGAGGCGCGTCCGATCACCTTCGATCCGCTGGATGTGGCGCACGCCGGCGCCTTCGTCAGCATCGCCCATGATGGCGCATTGCGCATTGAGCGCGGATATGTCCGACCCGAGGACGAACTGCCGGTGGAGCCCGAAGTCGCAGCCGAAAACGCCGAGCCGCACCTTGTCGCGGCTGCGGCTATGCGTACCGGCGAGGCCGTCATGGCAGATGCGCCGACGCCCGAGCCCGAGGAGGACGAAGGGCTGTCTGCGCTCTCGGACCGGCTGATGACCGAGCTGACCTCGCATCGCACGCTCGGGATCCGCCAGGCGCTGGGCGAGCAGCCCGACGTCGCCTTCCTCGCGGCCCTGCATGCCCTGACGCTGAAGAGCTTCTATCGCTACGGCTCGGATAGCTGCCTCGAACTCGACCTGAAGAGCGTAGCGTTCAGCGCGCAGGCGCCGGGGCTGAATGACAGCGCCTCGGCCGCGGCAATCCATGCCCGGCATGAGGGCTGGGCCAAGGTTCTGCCGAAGGAGTCGGGTGAGCTCTGGGAGGCCCTTCGGGAATGGGACAGCGACAGCCGCTCCGGCCTGTTCGCCCATGTGGTGAGCCTGTCGGTGAACGCCGTTCATGAGGCCTGGCACCGGCGCCCGCGCGCGCTCAACCATGCCGATCAACTCGCCCGCGCCGTTGACCTCGATATGGCGGCAGCCGGGTGGAAGCCGACCGTGGACAATTTTCTAGGCCGGGTCACCAAGGCCCGCATTCTGCAGGCGGTGAGCGAGGCGAAGGGCGCGCACGCTGCGGACCGCATCGCGCACCTGAAGAAGGGCGACATGGCCCGCGAGGCCGAAGCGCTGCTCACTGAGACCGGCTGGCTGCCGGAACCGCTGCGCGGAGCCGAACCGGAAGCCGGCGAAGCAACGGCGGCGCAGGACGGCACAACGGCCATGGGCGAAGACGAATGCCCTAGGGATACTGAGGACACCACGGATATCCCCCCTGCCGTGGCGGCGGAGTAACCTTCAACACGATCCTGAACCTCGGCCCGCCGGCTCCGTTGGCGGGCCTTTGCTTTTGAAAAGCTCGCCATGTCCGGGACTGCTCAAGATCTGTCGCGCCGGCTCGCGGATAGGGCCGAAGCCGTCTGCCGTCGCTATCTCTCCAATGGACGCCGGGAGGGCCGGTACTGGCTCGTCGGCGATATCAGAAACACGCTCGGCCGCTCGCTTTTCGTCCGGCTCCATGCATCCGCGAAGGGGCCGGCTGGCAAATGGACCGATGCCGCCACCGGCGAACATGGCGATCTTCTCGACGTCATCCGCGGATCCCTCGGTCTCACCGACTTCATTGACGTTGCCGACGAAGCACGGACGTTTCTCAGCCTGCCGCATCCCGAACTGGAATCCACATCACCACCTCGCCGTGTCCTGCCGGCTCCATCAGGGTCAGTCGAAGCGGCACGGCGGCTGTTCGCCATGTCGCAGCCCCTCGCCGGGACTATTGCAGAGACGTATCTGCGCCGACGCGGCATCACGCTTTTGCACGGAACCGGAAACCTGCGTTTTCATCCGCGCTGCTACTACAAGCCCGACGACCGCCCGTCAGAGACCTGGCCCGCCATGATCGCCGCCGTCACCGACCTCACCGGTAGGATCACCGGCGTACACCGCACCTGGCTCGCGCCCGACGGCTCGGACAAGGCTTCAGTCGACACGCCGCGCAAGGCGATGGGTGATCTGCTTGGGTCTACCGTCCGCATCGGCGTGCCAGACAGCGTGATGGCGGCGGGCGAAGGCATCGAGACCATGCTGTCGCTCCGACAGGTCCTCCCCAGCATGGCGATGGCGCCGGCGCTCTCGGCATCGCATTTGGCCGCCATCCTGTTCCCGCCTGCCTTGAGGCGGCTCTATATCGTCCGCGACAACGATCCTGCCGGTGACTCCGCGCGGGACACGCTGATCGAACGGGCGAACGCCGAGGGGATCGAGGCCGTTCCGTTGTCGCCAGCGCTCGGGGACTTCAACGAGGATCTCCAGCGGCTGGGTATGGATGCCCTCCGGATGGGTGTTCGGGTGCAACTCGCACCGGAGGACGTCGCGCGCTTCCTAAGCCCGGCCCCATAGCCGGAAAGGGCTGAACGGCGATGCGTGGCCGCCATATCCGCAAGGATGCGTCAGTAACAGCAAGAGGACCGCGCCTTGCGCCTTCGAGAGGGCGATCGGCCATCAGCCGGACCGGATCGGCAATGGCTGCCGCCGACGATTTTCCGGCGCGGCCTTCAGGCCGCTTTCCATCGCGAAGCAAAATCGCCGGCTTGTCGCCATCCTCCGCTGCGCTTCGGCCCTGCCGCTTCGCTCCGGGTGCAGGTCCGTCCCGTCCGACGGCTTCGTCGCCATGAAGGCCGCCACGGCAAGCGGTCCACACCGACGGAGCATCCCATGAGCGTGCATGACGACCACGAGCCGCACCACGTCTCATCCCCAACCGAGCACCTGATCCAGGAATTGCAGCTCCACGGCCATCGTCCGTCCGACGACGAACGCGACCAGCGCCCGCCACCGCAGGACCGCCTCATCGACGGCGCCATCGCCGATATCTTCGACGCCCTGGTCGCCACGATCACCGACACCAGCCTCGATGCCGAGCTTCCCGATCTCCTCTGGTCGACCGTCAACATGTTCCACCGCGCCGTGGACCGGATCGAGCAGAAGCTTGACGTCAACGAGCAGGCCCAGAAGCAGCTTCAGCATGAACAGGACGGCTCCGAGGTGAAGTCCCTGGAGCTCGAGCGTCTGATCGACATCGGCATGAACCTGATCGGCCGCCGCGACGGCATGGAAACCTTCCGCGAGGCCGCCGCCGAACGCTACCGTATCGCCACCGGCTCTCCCTGGACGCCACGCGCCGGATCACGGGTCAACCATCGCCACCTCACCGCATCGCTGATCGACAGCCGGGATTTCCTCGCCGCCAGACGGCGCGCGGATAACGAGTTGCTCGTGCCCGCCGGGCCGAAGATCGCCTTCTCGGGTGGCGATACCGCCGAGCACAGGCAGATCTGGGCCAAGCTCGATCAGATTCACGCCAAGCACCCGGACATGGTGCTGCTGCATGGCGGCTCGCTCAAAGGCGCCGAGAAGATCGCGTCCCTCTGGGCCGACAGCCGCAAGGTGCCGCAGGTGGCCTTCAAACCCGACTGGACGAAGCACGCCAAGGCCGCGCCTTTCAAGCGCAACGACCAGATGCTGAACGTGGTGCCGATCGGGGTTGTGATCTTCCCCGGCACCGGCATTCAGGACAATCTGGCCGACAAGGCCCGTAAGATGGGCATCCCGATCTATCGGTTCGGCTCTGGGGGCGCATAAGCGCCACAAAACCCGCCAACTTGAAAATGATGGCAAATTATCTATTTTGCTATCAACGCTATCAGATGTGCTGGGAGGCGCCATCATGCCCGCAGTGACGATCCGGAATCTCTCCGAGGCGACGCACCGCGCCTTGAAGGTGCGCGCGGCCCAGCATGGCCGCAGCACCGAAGCCGAGATGCGCGACATCCTTGAGACCGCCGTTCGCCCTGACACGCGCCTCCGGCTCGGGACGGCGCTCGCGGAGCGTAGCCGCCGCCTCGGCTTGACCAATGAGGACATCGACGCCCTCAGCCCGGCGCGAGATAGAACGCCCGCCGAGCCCATGAGCTTCGAATGATTCTTCTCGACACCAATGTTATCTCGGAAGCGATGAAGCCCGTCCCCGACGACGCCGTGCGGGCGTGGCTCGACGAGCAGGTGGCCGAGACGCTCTATCTCTCCAGCGTCACCATTGCCGAACTGTTGTTCGGCATCGGCGCGCTGCCAGCTGGCAAGCGCAAGGACAAGCTCACGGAGGCCTTGGGCGGGGCGATGGAGCTGTTCACTGATCGCGTTCTGCCGTTCGATGTCGCTGCCGCACGACGCTACGCCGACCTCGCGGTGAAAGCGCGGGCGGCTGGGAAGGGCTTTCCGACGCCCGATGGCTATATTGCTGCGATTGCGGATTCCCGGGGCTTCGCTGTGGCCACGCGCGATACCAGTGCGTTCGACGCCGCCGGTGTGGCGGTCATCAATCCGTGGAATGTGGAACGCTGACAACCTGCCACGAGCAGCACGCGTTGGACCTGGCAACCCCGCGGAAGCGACCGGCGCGGCAACCCACCATCCAGGTGTCCTGACCGGACGCCCCCCCCCCGCTTCACGACGCTGATCCTTGGGTCCAGCCGATGGCCTGACGCCATCAACCCATGGAGGGTCGGGCTACGCTGCGCGTGCCGCCGCTCCGGCTGCGCCTCGCGCGGTGATTGCGGCCACCGGCCGGCCTCTTCGGGCGCCTGTCAGCGGGGGATGGACCTCCGCTCGAGCAGGAGCCAGGTCGATGTCCGCCCAGATCGCTCACGCCTTCGCCTTCAGCCTCGCCACCACCCTGATGGCCACCGTCGTCATCTTCCGCGCCGGTGACGGCACGCTCTCCGTCGCCCCAGCTGCCGAATATGACGGCGAAGAAGCCGCGATCGTCCGCGAAATCGACCCCTTCGCCTCCTGAGAGGCGAACAGGCGGCCATGAATGGCGGCCGCCGCCAATTCTGCTTATCGGGCGAGTGCGTCGGAGGCGGTGGCGACGCATCCCTCTGATCTTACGGAGCCGCCCCCATGATCTTCATCGGCATTCTGCTTAGCATCGCCGTCATCGGGTTCCTCTGCTGGCTGCTCTTCACGCTGGCGGTATTCGCGTTGCCGCTGTTTGCGGGCATCACGGCGGGCACATGGGCCTATGGCACCGGCACCGGATGGCTCGGCGCTATGCTTGTCGGCTTTGCTGCCGTAGCCCTGACCTTCGGCCTAGGCAGTTTCCTACTCTCCGCCGTCCGCGCCACCTGGGTGCGCCTGCTCATCGGCGCCGCCTTCGTCGTCCCGGCTGCGGCGGCAGGCTTCCACGCCACCCATGGCATCGTGAAGCACACCATGCCCTCGCAGACGTGGCACATCGCGTTTTCGGTTCTCGGAGCCGGAGTGGTCGGCATTGTCGCCTTTGTGCGCATCACCGGAAGGAAGGCGTTCGGCCCTTCTGACGGGCACAGCTCCCCTCCCTGACACCGCGATATGCCTTCGGAGCACCGGACCGCTGCTGACTTGATCATCCGCGTCATCCGGTTGGCCCGGGAGGGAGTGAAGATCCGGAGCGTAGGCTTAGCTCTGTAGTGTGGCCGGGCTGGCGCGTGTGCAGGACGGCGGTCCGCATCGCAGTCGGAGGGGCCCCTCGGGTTAGGGCATTCGCGACGTAGGCGGGACGGGAAATGCGTAGCTTGGCCAAGCTCAGGGCATCGTGTGGCGGTGCTGGCCGGTCGGGTCTCTGTACCCGGCACGACGGCCTGTACCTCTCGGTCATCCATCCGCGCTGTGCCCACTCCCGACGGCCTCTTCAATGGCCTGATCTGGCCGAAGGACGGCTTCGCCTCGAGCGCCTATGCCACAACGGCTGGCCCCGACTTTCTTCCCCTGCCGACGCTCACCCCGCGCGCTGCGCGGGGACCCCGGATCGCCGTCATTCCTCGCGAAGCAACAAAGTCGCGCCTGTGCCGTCCTCCGCTGCGCTGCGGTCGCAATCCTCACCCCATCGCGCGATCGCGACGGGGACCCCGAGGCGATGTGCCGTCGCTCGCCTTCGGCCTCCCGATCGCCACCGAGGCCGCAATGGTGCGGGCTCAGAAGACAGGACGGAGACGGAACATGGCCACCATCGGCACCTTCAAGAAGACCGGCACCAACGAGTTCACCGGCGACATCGTCACCCTCGGCGTGCAGGCCCGGGGCGTGCGCATCGTCCCGGACACCCGCGCCACCGGCGAGAACGCCCCCAGCCACCGGGTCCTGGTCGGCCGCGCCGAGATCGGGGCCGCCTGGTCCAAGCGCTCCACCGAGGGCCGCGACTATCTGGGCCTCAAGCTCGACGATCCGAGCTTCACCGCCGCCATCTACGCCAACCTCTTCGATGACGAGGACGGAGAGAACTTCTCCCTCATCTGGTCCCGCCCCAACGGGCGCCGCAGCGACTGACGTGCGGGCTGCGCCCCCGGCCGACAAGGCCGGGGGCGCTATCCATCGAAAAGCGGGAATACGCGATGGCGCCAATAGAGCCCTACTTGTCGTCCTCAGGATCGATCTCGGTCGGCTCTTTCGGCGGACGCAGGAGCAGGTCGGAGGCCTCGGCGCCGAGAACCGAGGCTAGCCGCTCCACCACATCGATGCTGGCATTGTAAACGCACCGCTCGAGCGAGCTGACATAGGTGCGATCAATGCCCGCGAGGTGCGCAAGCTCCTCCTGCGACAGCCTCTTGGCCAGCCGCAAGGCCTTCAGATTGCGCGCGAACACCTCTCGGATCTCCATGGCCGAGAGAGCAGTCGCTTGATGAGTATTTCACCACGGAGTATTCTCTACATCGCACTGACGACGGCGTGGGCGGCGGTCGCAGTGTGCCTCACATCGTCAGTGCCAAGAGACCGTAAATCAGCTTTGCGCACCGGCGACGCGGCGTTCGGCTTTGTGAGCACCCATGATAGAATGATCCCAAATGCAGTCCCATACCGTCGCCGACGGCTCGGCCTGCGACAGAAGAAACGGCAGCCTGCGGGAGATGGACGTGGCCAAGGCGTTTGATGATAAGGCGCCGTCTGTTCAGAAACTGACTGCCTATGACCGCACCCATATCAAGCTCTATATGCGCCTCCTCGACGCGA comes from the Ancylobacter pratisalsi genome and includes:
- a CDS encoding DUF932 domain-containing protein encodes the protein MNMQVLDAGRDAAGGYKVDVTRGERVGRVSSEWFSRPDDERFLSLDELAEMVRGRADHSQSRLVETSRIHVEVSRSNAERLSLVLPGADAPAEPNHWSFGQLAAQIGAPAAYLRQLPAALAGINLQYGLTSHRAEQIKTYETTNGRVELRAVTGPDYGRIYDHELVEAVQRIAGNGTGDTRWKVPGVLNWSTGVYNPHVDITKDTTTLYASDRDVFLFLVDDLNPIEAGHLPDGSPDLYFRGFYCWNSEVGAKTLGIASFYLRAVCQNRNLWGVEDFQEITIRHSKYAASRFAHEAAPALTRFANSSPMPFVIGIKAAREKIVARTDEDRGDFLRNRGFSRAETAKIIDTVLAEEGRKPESIFDFVQGITAVARDKSHQDARLDLEGRAKKLLDRAA
- a CDS encoding ParB/RepB/Spo0J family partition protein produces the protein MATNVQKITLSPSRDIPFNKLLLSQSNVRRIKAGVSIEELAEDIARRGLLQGLSVRPVVDDAGVETGMFEIPAGGRRYRALELLVKQKRLARTAPVPCVIREGGIAEEDSLAENIQRAPLHPLDQFRAFLALREKGQSEEEIAAAFFVSVGVVKQRLKLASVSPVLLEVYAEDGMTLDQLMAFTVSGDHARQEQVFERLKTSYEKQPYAIRRMLTEGAVRACDKRAQFIGLEAYVEAGGTILRDLFQGDDGGWLQDIAVVDRLVAEKLKAEADAVAAEGWKWVEMAPDFAYGHTYGLRQLRGETVPLTTEDEASRDALQAEYDRMSDTYAEADELPDDVDARLGEIETAIEAFEARPITFDPLDVAHAGAFVSIAHDGALRIERGYVRPEDELPVEPEVAAENAEPHLVAAAAMRTGEAVMADAPTPEPEEDEGLSALSDRLMTELTSHRTLGIRQALGEQPDVAFLAALHALTLKSFYRYGSDSCLELDLKSVAFSAQAPGLNDSASAAAIHARHEGWAKVLPKESGELWEALREWDSDSRSGLFAHVVSLSVNAVHEAWHRRPRALNHADQLARAVDLDMAAAGWKPTVDNFLGRVTKARILQAVSEAKGAHAADRIAHLKKGDMAREAEALLTETGWLPEPLRGAEPEAGEATAAQDGTTAMGEDECPRDTEDTTDIPPAVAAE
- a CDS encoding ABC transporter ATP-binding protein; its protein translation is MTVQPRAEAFQKNAVVVSNLRRAYGERSVIDHLNLVIGQGEFVVLLGESGCGKTTLLRALAGLDPVQGGTIEVPGRPAVVFQEHRLLPWETLWRNVTLGLTVADARARAAAALGEVGLGDRLDDWPRNLSGGQAQRVALARALVQEPKLLLLDEPFAALDALTRLRMHGLVKDLVARHQPGVLLVTHDVDEAIRLGDRILVMRDGVIAAEHRLTPDQDVAAARAELLSELGVSVRNEKSPSY
- a CDS encoding LLM class flavin-dependent oxidoreductase yields the protein MAFQGIRFGVWAPVHGPRAALNDPEEAFDASWEHNKAVILEAEQLGFHSTLIAQHTVNPHLPNHDQLETWTAAAALAALTSRIEIIAAIKPFIFHPVFLAKMALQIENISGGRFGINLINAWNSAEFEKAGIAFGEHDARYDYGREWISIVSRLLSGETVSHKGQHFSITDYKLTPRDLHRARPSIYIGGESEPARALAADHSDVWFINGQPLADVASLIADLRRRPREGAPLRFGLSAFVIARATEAEAREAYKRLVDLAKQDADVHALQRKHADPKTVMFQTMAQSVRVGTNGGTAAGLVGSYDQVSERILAFHRAGIELFMLQFQPLRAELRRFAGEVIPRLRAAGNVAPALALSDA
- a CDS encoding ABC transporter permease subunit; amino-acid sequence: MSVTTQFAAIEGRTYSSAPSPGFRLGQNGLVALSWLVPVLLLVTWEVLARLGWIEPHLLPAPSKVALTAYKLTVSGTLLHDLAVSLLRAAIGFAIGGGIGFALGTLVGFSRIAEAFIDRSVQMVRAIPFLAVLPLVIVWLGVGEGQKIFLVALGVAFPIYVNTTLGIRQVDPKLVELGRVQGLSNWELIARIILPGALPSILTGVRFSLATAWLALVVAETIGAQAGLGFLALDAREFLRTDVIVLTVIIYALIGVAADSLARLLERRLLKWHPNYGAGR
- a CDS encoding NrtA/SsuA/CpmA family ABC transporter substrate-binding protein, yielding MSNSIFTPSRRRFLATSLAGVAAAGLAGTGPAFSATGRNTDTLRLTWGYFGLSYLAKEHGALEKRLADQGIKVEWIGPFPNHAPTMQAVTGGTADYAFGGSTTPALAAILAGSPLVFTQFFIYEPRTTAIIAKKSSGISKVEDLIGKSVAVNRSGLGEFLVVAALEKHNIHRSKVNFVYLNPPDAAPALAAGKVDAWSMWSPGVDIARVEYDAQDVFIEERDLPFQIDFNTYLTRRKFAEENPDLVRAFNTAIVAEAEWANANNVEAETIAFKGLKYPEAVRDHFISLKRKYTAYSVTDEGFLTKFQTAADWLSERKVLPEKVKVTDYVAVV